The Coregonus clupeaformis isolate EN_2021a unplaced genomic scaffold, ASM2061545v1 scaf0033, whole genome shotgun sequence DNA window GACAACAGGTATCTAAAGGGGGGGAAAATGGAACTGAAACCATTGCTAAGGCGGATGGGCTCGATAGTCCGTGCCATCCTGACATTCCTCTTTGCCTTGGTGGTGCTGGGGGTGATGGTGTGGGCCTACGTCCAGGGCTTCCAGCTGGCCACCTCCCCGTACGGCATCATCTCCTTCGGCTTCTACGGCCTCCTGCTGGGGCTCCACGTCCTGGTCCAGAGCCTGTTCGCCTTTGTGGAGCACCGCCGCATGAGGGCCCGAAGCAAGGCCTGCACCTTCACCAAGACCATCGGCTTCACTATCTCAGCCTACCAGGAGGACCCAGAGTACCTGCGCGAGTGCCTCAACTCCATTCGGGCCCTCAAGTACCCTCCAGAGCTGCTGCGGGTCATCATGGTGGTGGATGGGAACTCGAAGGACGACCTCTACATGCTGGAGATGTTCAGGGAGGTGTTTGCAGACCAGGACCCTGGCTGTTACGTGTGGAGGAATAACTACCACACGTGGGACCCCACCCAGACCCAGGATTGGGGCATCCCCGGGGTGATAGGCCCCGCCGGGGACGCTAGTTATGGGTTGGGAGAGGACCCccagaggagggaggtggaggatcTGATCAACAGCAGGAGGTGTGTGTGCATCATGCAGAAGTGGGGTGGAAAGAGGGAGGTGATGTACACAGCATTCAAGGCACTGGGACTGTCGGTGGACTACATACAGGTGAGGAGTTGATTTATATCTCTTTGTATGGCTCTTGAGATTAGGGAAATACTGTATTTCATTAAGAAAACACACCTTGGATCAGAGCACACAGTATCTTCATTCTGTTTCTTGTCCTATAATGTTAATAATTGTTAATAACTAATGTTAATaatcatttctctctctcactcttccagGTGTGTGACTCTGACACCAAGCTAGACCCCCTGGCTACGGTGGAGCTGTGTAAGGTTCTGGAGAGCAACCAGAAGTACGGGGCGGTGGGAGGAGACGTGATGATCCTCAACCTCAAGGAGTCCTACATCAGCTTCATGAGCAGCCTGCGCTACTGGATGGCGTTCAACATCGAGAGGTCCTGCCAGTCCTTCTTCAACTGTGTCTCCTGCATCAGCGGCCCCCTGGGTAAGGAAAATACACTTTCCTGTGACCGCGATAAACATGAGACATAACCTTGCTTCTCTTGTTTATGTTACTGGTAGTCGTGTAATATTACTATGCTATTTGTTTTCAGTAATTTGAATATACTTGCATGTGAACTGCAGAACTATAACATAGGTTTGGTTTTATCCTCAGGTCTGTACAGGAATGACCTCCTCCAGCAGTTCTTAGAGTCCTGGTACAACCAGAAGTTCCTGGGGACTCACTGCACATTTGGGGATGACAGACATCTCACCAATCGTATGCTCAGCATGGGTTATGCCACCAAGTGAGTATACATGTCTTCACACATACTCTACCACAACACTTTACTAGAGATGATAAGATGATAATAGACTCATCATCATCCATCCTCTGCTCTCAGATACACGGCCCGCTCCAAGTGCTACACAGAGACGCCAGGCCAGTTCCTCCGGTGGCTCAACCAGCAGACGCGCTGGACCAAGTCTTACTTCCGTGAGTGGCTCTACAACGCCATGTGGTGGCACAAGCACCACCTGTGGATGACCTACGAGTCCATCGTCTCTGGTGTCTTCCCCTTCTTCGTCACGGCCACCATCATCCAGCTGTTCTGGACAGGCACCCTGTGGGACATCCTCTGGGTCCTCTGCTGCATCCAGCTCATCGGCCTGATCAAGGCGGCCTATGCCTGCATCCTGCGCCGTGACCTGGTCATGTTGTTCATGTCCCTCTACTCTGCCCTCTACATGACCAGCCTGCTACCCGCCAAGTACTTTGCCATCATCACCATGAACAAGAGCAGCTGGGGCACGTCGGGTCGCCGCAAGATGGTTGGGAATTACATCCCCCTGCTGCCTCTGTCGGTGTGGGCGGCCATCTTGCTGGGAGGGTTCTGCTACACCATCTACAAGGAGAGCCAGAAGGGCTGGTTCACGCCGGCTAAGGTACTAGAGACCAGGTTTCTGATCTACGGCTGTGTGGCGTACGTCTGCTACTGGTTCCTCATGATCTTCCTCTACTGGGTGTGGTTCCGCAGGCTGTGTAGGAAACGCTCCCAAAGTTATGACGTGAGCGTATAGGgaaaaaatacaggatattatgtatttattttgtattgtgtaCATCAAcgtttttcatttatttatttcatcttgTGGTACAGTAGCTGTTTGTGAACAGATAACCTTTATACAGCTGCTAAACCAACTGAACCATAgaaaatataaatgtatataatgtactgtatatgagaACAATTACCTAGACTCTGGGAAGCTTCATCCAGAATAGTGTCAAAGATGAGAATATATTGTTGATAACTACAGTTTGCCGTGCtactgaagatggagaaatgaGTTGTTAAGTGAATGAATATTTGACATTCAGATGTCTTTACACATACTTTATAACTGAAACTGTATATGGAAGCAATATAGTACAGTATACTTCTCAGGAGTCCTCGCAGCAGTTTATGATATAAGACTTATAATTTATTCTAGATGGCCCTTGATTTGCTGTTGCTTATTTCTACTGAATGCCTTATGAACAAAGTgttatatttatttaatataaCGATTTGTAATCTCTCTTGAGCACAACATGATTGAACTGTTATTAGATCACGCTGTATATGACTTGATACGTGCCTTACACCGAAAAATACCATATCAGACATATAGTAGCTTTTctttgtttttaaatatacttctCTCAATAATGCACTGGAAATTGGACTGGATTTTAATCacaggttgttgttttttacattaCCTTGGAAGCAAACTAGCAAAATGTTTAAGTGTAGAATACATGCAGTTGTACTTCTTGGGAAAACAAAATATGGGGTATAGGACGATGCAAAAGAAAAGCATAAGGTAACATGATGGTCAAAAGGTGTTGTCTTGTGCTTCTAGGTGAAAATATTTATTTCAGTGTAAATAATAGTGACAGACTCCGTAGTAAGACGATTAGACAATCATACATGTGATGTCCACTCCCAGGGATTCTTTGTGAAGCCCTGTGAGATAGACGGGCAATGGTTCTGCTGTCATGTTGAGTATAAACATGAGAGATGCACTTGGCTCGGTTTGAACTGAACTGACTGAGCACACTTTTATAAACACCTGTATTTAGATTGTTGATGCACATTTTTCATTGTATGTGATGATTTCCTTTGTCATATTATTTAGCAAATGTgaatgaatgtatgtatgtatgttttggGAATTtgataaaaaatagaaaataaaaaagaagtaTTTTCTGAGGAAAATGAAGTACAGTAGCTTACTGTTGATCTGTTGAGGAGGGATTGTTTTGGCCACCACACCCATCTCTCAATGATCCTATCAATCTAGGATGTTGAAATCAGTGAATCTCTGTATTCATTTTAGTGGTTGCTTCATCTGACTCCACTATCAATGCTAACTATACCCCTGATTTCCCTGACAGTTGATAGGTAAGGTAACCATTACGGTCAGGGAGGGAAGAAAAAATACAGTAATTCCAATAATTTTCATAACCAATAATCTACCATTTATTCCTTTGCTGTAACCCCTAATACTGGCCCCCTAGCTTGCTATGGAACGTCCGCATTATGTACTCTCCACTAATGGTTCTGTTGACTGTAGGAGAGATGTGACAT harbors:
- the LOC121542372 gene encoding hyaluronan synthase 1, producing MITFLWYLKGGKMELKPLLRRMGSIVRAILTFLFALVVLGVMVWAYVQGFQLATSPYGIISFGFYGLLLGLHVLVQSLFAFVEHRRMRARSKACTFTKTIGFTISAYQEDPEYLRECLNSIRALKYPPELLRVIMVVDGNSKDDLYMLEMFREVFADQDPGCYVWRNNYHTWDPTQTQDWGIPGVIGPAGDASYGLGEDPQRREVEDLINSRRCVCIMQKWGGKREVMYTAFKALGLSVDYIQVCDSDTKLDPLATVELCKVLESNQKYGAVGGDVMILNLKESYISFMSSLRYWMAFNIERSCQSFFNCVSCISGPLGLYRNDLLQQFLESWYNQKFLGTHCTFGDDRHLTNRMLSMGYATKYTARSKCYTETPGQFLRWLNQQTRWTKSYFREWLYNAMWWHKHHLWMTYESIVSGVFPFFVTATIIQLFWTGTLWDILWVLCCIQLIGLIKAAYACILRRDLVMLFMSLYSALYMTSLLPAKYFAIITMNKSSWGTSGRRKMVGNYIPLLPLSVWAAILLGGFCYTIYKESQKGWFTPAKVLETRFLIYGCVAYVCYWFLMIFLYWVWFRRLCRKRSQSYDVSV